GCCCGCTGACAGATAGCTTCCTCGTCTGGTGGGGcgagggggggtggggtgggggggggggggggcacatggATTTGGGATGCTACTATGCTTTGAGTTTTCATTGGTGTAGAGTATTCCAGTAACATGTACACAAATTTTAAGCTTATAAACCCCAGTTCCAGACAAATAAGGGGTCTTTGGCATGCAGGAGAGAGCCTTGCTCAACAGCTTCCTGCTTGCACTGTGCTCAGTCTTCATCCTCAGTTTAATCCACCTGATCAGTCACATGACCGAGCAACTTTTGGCTTTGTCCTTCCGGAGGTCCGACGCCACCGCCGCCAGGTCGGGCCTGCCGGGCATGTGTGAAATCCTTTTGTTGCCGCGGGTGGTCTTGCTGCGCTTGACGTTTTTGTTGCTCTTGTTGATGCAGGCCAGCGTGGCCACGTGGAAAATGTCTCTGACGCTGTTCTCCGACTGCTGCGCCGAGCACTCGATGTAGGGCGCCGAGATCTGCTTGGCCATGCTGGAgccctgaggaggaggaaggaggaggtcaAACACGGTCACAATCGGATGAAGTGGCTTAGGCCAGTTTGGTTAGCAAGCATTCTTTTTCGGTACTCGCGTCAACACTGACTAGAGGATTTCCGATCTTAAGGATCAGTAAAGCATGCTTAAACTTGAGTACAATGAGGGATTATTCATGAATGATTTCCGTTTCTAAATACTTTACTAATCGCTTGTTTCATTCAAATATTTGCCGTTTGAAATTTTTCAACATGCAGGGATTTTTAAAGCCGCATACCTGGTCATAAGATACCGGTGTTTGTCTGTGGTTGGACAGCTCCACCAGTGTGCTCAGGTCGGTGCGCAGGTCCGACTTGCATCCAACCAGCAGCATCTTAGTGTTGGGACAAAACTCTTGGATCTCCCCTTTCCACTGCggagaaagagaaaagctcAGAATCGTGCCAACTCCAGAGAGAAATCTTAATCTTTCGAACAGAAGTGAGACAAATTGGGAAATTATCTACCGCCACTGCTTGGAAGAGGTAAAATATGAGCACAGGATCAATATTCAGTAGCATTTCCCCCATGGGACTACATgtgaataaaatgttcaaatctaTGTAAAAATATGCGCGTTGGCTCGATCAACCTGGCGCAACATCCCATGAGTCTGCTGCCCTTTTAAGTACAAAGGTTACAGCTGCCACTTCCTGGAGCCCCCTCACGCTTTGAACCCTGGGAAAAGGAACAAATAATCCCCATGTTTCCGTCCTGACAACAATAAATGCTCTGTGATCGATGGCGTTTCTCCTGGGTAATCTGCCTCGGGGCTGACTGGTCAGGGGATCATTGAAAATTAAAGAGGAAGTTGTTCGGTACAGTTTGTACATCACTACTTGACCTTAAGCCTTAAAGACTATTGCTAATGCTAATCGAGGTGTTCAGTGTTTGATGCATGGCCTCTGACCAACAGAACAATAAGGAAACATGTAGGTGGAACACAAGGCTTTACCAAACACAGTGTAGCTTGTGAGCAGAATTTAACTAGAACTACTAAacgcatctttttttttttttttttggttgaataATAACTTCTTACTTAATGCAACAATATAGGAAACTTCCAATATGCAATGCCATGTTCAACTTATTGTgcactgtgtttttctgtaaatgtgcaaaactTCAAATGCACTACTATCTAATTAAGGGCAAATATGACGCGCTTAAAGCAAGATTTGTGGTCTTGTTGTAACTTTTATGGAACACAGGAAGCTTCCTAACACAACAGGAGCACAAGCCAGGTGCGTTGAAGTAGCAGGAAACAATGGCTGTACATATACAGTCCCATCAAAGCCTTCCACCAGTCAGACGAGTGATGCTGCATGTCTCGCTTTATGATCAGAAGACATGTGGAAGTCAGTCAGTTCCACCACACAAACCGCTCCATGTGAGAATGTTGGCCACAGGAGTTTATAAAGGGAGTGTGACTGACTTCCTTCTTCGTGGGGTTGCTCTTGGGATTTTTAACCCAGCGACCTTCCCAGTCACACCACAGCTTCATAATACACATCACAAGATCTGAGGTCACCAAGACTTCCAAAGAACTGTAGACTTTTTGATCCACTTGAATTCAAAGTGGCCTTTGTAAGCTGCTCCAACAAAAGCAAGAATTCAAATTTAAGAGTTCATCAAAGGGAAGTTATTAGAGAACGCCTCGTGGACAAACCTTTTTGAGTACGCTGTCGAGTGTTTCAGGGCGGCTGATGT
The sequence above is drawn from the Labrus bergylta chromosome 24, fLabBer1.1, whole genome shotgun sequence genome and encodes:
- the rnd3a gene encoding rho family GTPase 3a; translation: MKERRSCQKLSLKSGMDPSQSVKCKIVVVGDSQCGKTALLHVFAKDCFPESYVPTVFENYTASFEIDTQRIELSLWDTSGSPYYDNVRPLSYPDSDAVLICFDISRPETLDSVLKKWKGEIQEFCPNTKMLLVGCKSDLRTDLSTLVELSNHRQTPVSYDQGSSMAKQISAPYIECSAQQSENSVRDIFHVATLACINKSNKNVKRSKTTRGNKRISHMPGRPDLAAVASDLRKDKAKSCSVM